In the genome of Rhodamnia argentea isolate NSW1041297 chromosome 3, ASM2092103v1, whole genome shotgun sequence, one region contains:
- the LOC115728898 gene encoding polygalacturonase QRT3 produces MAANMARRRSASASGFVWLVSCLMVSSVCGDYPHLGQIFRGRYGEQMQKMQDLKGSVLWRGSVSLAASSVATSPQPGSPSPRVYLVTSYGADPTGNTDSIDALTSAIADAVRAPGDGVLMEGITNLGGARISLEGGDYLISRPLRFPAAGVGNIMIHGGTLRASDDFPIDGYLIDLSAPSSSKSSSSYNFEYVTFRDLMLDSNYRGGGILVPNSLRTSIDNCYIARFTSNGILVQGGHETYIRNSFLGQHITTGADPGERNFSGTAINLMGNDNAVTDVVIFSAAVGIMVSGQANVITGVHCYNKATGFGGTGIYLKLPGKTQTRILNCYMDFTGIVAEDPVQLDISNCFFLGDAHIALKSINGVANGVNIRNNMFSGSGKGTDIVQLDQSNGPFKEIDQVVVDANNVDGMTMRSTVARGSAKGNGTSWMVDFSSALLFPDLINHVQYSLSTSGGSFPNHSLRNVSRNCVVVESDVAVAASVFVMVEQGKKLPS; encoded by the exons ATGGCGGCGAACATGGCGAGGAGAAGAAGTGCATCCGCTTCCGGTTTCGTATGGCTGGTGTCTTGTTTGATGGTGTCGAGCGTGTGCGGAGATTATCCCCATTTGGGCCAGATTTTCAGAGGCCGCTACGGCGAGCAAATGCAGAAAATGCAAGACCTCAAGGGGTCGGTACTTTGGCGCGGTTCGGTTTCTCTTGCGGCGTCCTCAGTCGCTACATCGCCACAGCCG GGGTCCCCAAGTCCAAGAGTATACTTGGTCACGTCCTATGGCGCGGATCCAACAGGCAATACAGATAGCATAGACGCCTTGACATCGGCAATTGCAGATGCGGTTCGGGCTCCAGGAGACGGTGTCTTGATGGAGGGGATTACTAATCTCGGAGGTGCTCGGATTAGCCTCGAAGGAGGTGATTACTTGATTAGCCGTCCCCTGCGCTTCCCAGCGGCCGGTGTCGGAAACATCATG ATTCACGGAGGAACACTGCGAGCATCGGATGATTTTCCGATTGATGGGTATTTGATCGATCTATCGGCGCCTTCATCAAGCAAATCATCGTCATCGTATAACTTCGAGTACGTAACTTTCAGAGACCTCATGCTGGACTCTAACTACAGGGGAGGCGGCATTTTGGTTCCGAATTCTCTTAGAACGAGCATCGATAACTGCTATATCGCCCGCTTTACCAGCAACGGCATATTAGTTCAGGGCGGCCACGAGACCTACATCAGAAACTCCTTTTTAGGCCAGCACATAACTACGGGTGCGGACCCTGGAGAGCGTAACTTCTCCGGCACAGCCATTAACTTGATGGGCAACGATAATGCCGTGACCGACGTGGTTATTTTCTCAGCTGCCGTCGGCATAATGGTGTCTGGTCAGGCTAATGTGATAACAGGGGTACATTGCTATAATAAAGCGACGGGCTTTGGTGGAACCGGGATCTATTTGAAATTGCCCGGTAAGACGCAAACCCGGATACTGAATTGTTACATGGACTTCACTGGTATAGTCGCCGAAGACCCAGTACAGCTCGATATTTCCAACTGTTTCTTCCTCGGCGATGCCCACATAGCGTTGAAGTCGATCAACGGTGTTGCGAACGGAGTGAATATCAGGAACAACATGTTTAGCGGATCGGGTAAGGGGACTGACATTGTCCAGCTTGATCAATCGAATGGTCCTTTTAAGGAAATAGACCAAGTTGTGGTCGACGCGAACAATGTGGACGGGATGACCATGAGATCTACGGTCGCTAGGGGTTCTGCGAAAGGGAACGGGACCTCATGGATGGTCGATTTCAGCTCGGCTCTTTTGTTTCCGGATCTGATAAATCACGTCCAGTATTCGCTGAGCACGAGCGGCGGCTCTTTCCCGAACCATTCCCTGAGGAACGTGTCGAGGAATTGCGTGGTGGTCGAGTCCGATGTTGCTGTTGCTGCCAGTGTTTTTGTCATGGTGGAACAGGGCAAAAAGCTACCAAGCTGA